The proteins below are encoded in one region of Toxoplasma gondii ME49 chromosome IV, whole genome shotgun sequence:
- a CDS encoding methyltransferase (encoded by transcript TGME49_301000), giving the protein MTEEDAGRRDLEATIASMRLYGASAGRKIAKMERAFWALEPSESLLLTRAEECSTVAEKQQESEMAVGDTGATRRPAESGRKEQEELESQKPPDTGAGEGSNGTETGGAGDASRKERRPGSSERGDLGDRDGEQTGDRIQKDLGAGLEIQAGGEKGTASRGREAAEANSEGRLRKETKRDLSGCSREGTDHEVALSAHYARISALLKKLSPVRAAVAANQRFLNDLVDSFFQTSPLRGERYTMLRQSPRLSQVPEVYVFNTESLLRQVAREWSTEGGEERRTSFDPLLDALEKFLPCKDNDSHGHTRQHRTASRPRVLVPGCGTGRLPFEIAQRGYWCEANEASYHMFVALNFFFNTCAEQHSKVIFPYCLGASNRAHAVDNVQGIAVPDIVPRLVSEGHIQLRFGDFFEVYSDHRCGWDGVVTCFFLDATRSVLKCIDTVMKLLRQGVWICVGPALYHFADDPTDPALQLAWDEILASVKVGFQLVEERWTNPAYASDSNSLLQTTYRCKFFVGIRR; this is encoded by the exons ATGACGGAGGAAGATGCAGGCAGGCGGGACCTGGAGGCGACGATCGCCTCCATGAGACTGTATGGGGCTAGCGCGGGAAGAAAAATCGCGAAAATGGAGAGAGCGTTCTGGGCGCTGGAACCGTCCGAGTCGCTGCTTCTGACCCGAGCCGAAGAATGCTCGACGGTCGCAGAAAAGCAACAAGAATCGGAAATGGCTGTGGGAGACACGGGGGCGACGCGTCGCCCAGCAGAAAGCGGAAGgaaggaacaagaagaactggagagtCAGAAGCCGCCGGACACCGGCGCCGGAGAAGGCAGCAACGGCACCGAGACAGGAGGCGCGGGTGACGccagcagaaaagagagacgtcCTGGGAGTTCTGAACGTGGGGACTTGGGCGACCGGGATGGGGAACAGACGGGAGACAGGATACAGAAGGACCTCGGCGCTGGTTTAGAGATTCAGGCAggaggcgaaaaaggaaCAGCTTCGcggggaagagaagctgcCGAGGCAAACAGCGAAGGTAGACTGCGAAAAGAGACTAAACGGGATCTTTCGGGTTGCtccagagaaggaacagaccACGAGGTTGCGCTGTCTGCGCACTACGCCCGTATCTCTGCCCTTCTTAAGAAACTGTCTCCTGTCCGTGCCGCGGTAGCGGCAAACCAGCGGTTCCTCAACGACCTAGTTGACTCGTTCTTCCAGACGTCCCCTCTCCGCGGAGAAAGATATACCATGCTTCGACAGTCTCCACGTCTTTCTCAG GTCCCTGAGGTGTACGTTTTCAACACGGAGAGCCTGCTGAGGCAAGTTGCGAGGGAGTGGAGCacggaaggaggagaagagcggcgtACCTCATTCGACCCTCTGCTGGACGCCCTTGAAAAGTTTCTGCCGT GCAAAGACAACGACTCCCACGGACACACGAGGCAGCATCGGACTGCTTCACGGCCGCGAGTCCTCGTGCCGGGCTGCGGGACAGGGCGTCTACCCTTTGAGATCGCTCAACGAGGTTACTGGTGCGAGGCCAATGAAGCTTCCTACCATATGTTCGTCG CACTGAACTTCTTCTTCAATACATGTGCAGAACAGCATTCCAAGGTTATCTTTCCGTACTGCCTTGGTGCCTCTAACCG GGCTCATGCTGTGGACAATGTGCAAGGCATCGCAGTCCCAGACATCGTTCCGCGTCTGGTATCGGAAGGCCACATTCAACTGCGGTTCGGCGATTTCTTTGAG GTTTACTCTGATCATAGATGCGGTTGGGACGGCGTGGTGACCTGCTTTTTCTTGGATGCCACTCGAAGCGTTCTAAAATGTATCGACACAGTGATGAAACTGCTTCGACAAG GTGTGTGGATCTGCGTGGGCCCTGCGTTGTACCACTTTGCGGACGACCCGACGGATCCTGCCCTTCAGCTCGCGTGGGATGAAATTCTCGCGT CGGTAAAAGTCGGCTTCCAGCTCGTTGAGGAGAGATGGACTAATCCGGCGTACGCTAGTGACTCTAACTCCTTGTTGCAA ACCACCTATAGATGCAAGTTCTTCGTGGGCATCCGGCGATAG
- a CDS encoding serine/threonine protein phosphatase, putative (encoded by transcript TGME49_301010) produces MEEGNSVTKSCQSGRRDEAVPDCSVAKADSSESSSHQVPSVPHSFCSISSASPSCPASFSVTSSSPTSSISSSSSSTTGFPTSSSSLCSPTFPAVVSPSAASTSSSSVCFASERRRFPGRDAATKSRLCFPRLSPQTRETGASGDAQTLAGDRALFDGMQTIIPEALSESAAVAAPEGREAKGLNDTREATRPSSVAELLSDAELLGGEAGERSTCSLKARESRGRKIFASLHAAAERSLGEASAGTREGPKEQQDKDPRNERTLHTASAESERSVHTREKGREGREVEGLSDQRGQGGRERSEERGCGETNAEEKDEGRGTETDSLNAGGENADAFQKGKTECEEPRNESDRHTSPLSSVSMGCASTPRAESRSDARSEETEETEDKLSLSSPERNTSSTFVGPHMESKREDHCASPRLSSSPVSLPSASSPPACPHSRQEGVSPPLQEKLSPLDSSSEEECFSASDSSRATRSSLVESHKLSSSAEDPSSSFSGAFSQASASRNLPEKTAAEEEDFVEDSTSDDFFHSPDRRCSTRDSSSHSSTSAFTEGAIRGLGGEEPEPAGELRASVSEEPGSSPAPRTESKVRTSDAGDLDVWIAGFHRNPPEILSEADLWRVCQRIKQLLVEENNVQPVPAPCIVCGDIHGQFFDLLKLFEVGGNVGEQNYIFLGDYVDRGYNSVETFEYLMLLKLKYPRHITLLRGNHESRQITTVYGFYDECVRKYGNANPWKFCTEVFDYLALAAVIDDSVFCVHGGLSPDLKLLDQLRLIYRVQEIPHEGTFGDIVWSDPDDVEEWAENPRGAGWLFGDKVVKRFNHLNGLELIARAHQLAMEGFRYIFPDSSVVTVWSAPNYCYRCGNVAAVMKLDSALRRRMLIFKQTDEHQVATRARAIAPYFL; encoded by the exons ATGGAAGAAGGTAATTCCGTGACCAAGTCTTGCCAGTCGGGtcgcagagacgaagccgTTCCTGACTGTTCAGTAGCGAAGGCAGATTCCTccgagtcttcttctcatcAAGTGCCGTCGGTGCCTCATTCCTTCTGTTCCAtctcttctgcatctcctTCCTGccctgcttctttctctgtcacttcttcctctccgacgtcctcgatttcttcgagttcttcttctACCACCGGTTTTCcgacttcctcgtcctcgctctgTTCGCCGACATTTCCCGCCGTTGTGTCACCGTCTGCTGCATCaacgtcctcttcttccgtctgctTCGCATCCGAACGGCGTCGTTTTCCaggcagagacgcggcgacgaagagtcgtctttgttttcccCGGTTGAGTCCGCAAACGCGGGAGACGGGGGCGTCTGGGGACGCGCAGACGCTTGCGGGAGATCGCGCTCTGTTTGACGGCATGCAGACAATAATTCCGGAAGCCTTGTCGGAGTCCGCCGCGGTGGCCGCGCCCGAAGGCAGGGAAGCAAAGGGACTGAACGATacgcgagaggcgacgcgcccAAGTTCTGTTGCGGAGCTTCTGTCCGACGCAGAGTTGCTTGGCGGGGAGGCCGGCGAGCGGTCCACTTGCTCTttgaaggcgagagagtcCCGCGGAAGAAAGATttttgcgtctctgcatgcagcggcagAGCGCAGCCTCGGAGAGGCAAGCGCTGGAACGCGCGAAGGCCCTAAAGAACAGCAGGACAAAGATCCGCGGAACGAAAGGACTCTCCACACTGCCTCGGCAGAGAGTGAGAGGTCGGTGCacacgagggagaagggcagagagggaagggaggTCGAAGGGCTGTCAGACCAGAGGGGAcaagggggaagagagagaagcgaggaacgcggatgtggagaaacaaacgcggaggagaaggacgaaggtCGGGGGACGGAGACGGACAGTCTGAATGCCGGTGGCGAGAATGCGGATGCGTTTCAGAAGGGCAAGACCGAGTGTGAGGAGCCACGAAATGAGAGCGATCGTCACACGTCGCCTCTGTCCTCGGTGTCGATGGGCTGTGCTTCTACTCCGAGAGCGGAGTCTCGAAGCGACGCAAGatccgaggagacagaagaaacggaggacaagctgtctctctcttcaccggAGAGAAACACTTCGTCGACATTTGTGGGGCCTCACATGGAATCAAAGCGAGAGGATCActgcgcctctcctcgtctctcgtcgtctcccgtttctcttccttcggcctcgtctcctcccgctTGCCCGCACTCTCGACAAGAAggcgtctctccccctcttcaAGAAaagctctctcctctcgacaGCAGCTCGGAAGAGGAgtgtttttctgcgtccGACTCCTCCCGAGCAActcggtcttctctcgtAGAGTCACACAAGCTCTCGAGTTCCGCGGAAgacccttcgtcttcgttttccggGGCCTTTTCGCaggcttctgcctctcggaACCTTCCCGAGAAGACCGCagctgaggaggaagacttTGTAGAAGACTCGACGTCTGACGACTTCTTCCATTCGCCAGACCGCAGATGTTCAACCAGAGACAGCTCTTCTCACTCCTCGACTTCCGCGTTCACGGAAGGCGCCATTCGGGGCCTGGGGGGCGAAGAGCCGGAGCCTGCTGGCGAGCTGCGCGCCAGCGTCTCAGAGGAGCCAGGCAGTTCTCCCGCACCGAGAACAGAGTCAAAAGTCCGCACAAGCGACGCAGGCGACCTCGACGTCTGGATCGCAGGCTTCCACAGAAACCCCCCAGAAATCCTATCCGAGGCGGACCTTTGGCGCGTGTGTCAGAGAATCAAACAACTTCTCGTTG AAGAGAACAACGTCCAGCCGGTGCCGGCGCCGTGCATCGTGTGCGGGGATATCCACGGCCAGTTTTTCGACTTGCTCAAGTTGTTTGAAGTTGGCGGGAACGTGGGGGAGCAAAACTACATTTTTCTGGGGGATTACGTGGACCGGGGGTACAACAGCGTGGAGACATTTGAGTACTTGATGCTGCTGAAGCTGAAGTATCCCCGGCACATTACGTTGCTGCGCGGGAACCACGAGTCGCGGCAGATCACGACGGTGTATGGGTTCTACGACGAATGCGTCCGGAAGTACGGGAACGCAAACCCATGGAAGTTCTGCACAGAGGTTTTTGACTATCTCGCGCTCGCGGCCGTCATCGACGACTCAGTCTTCTGCGTGCACGGGGGCCTGTCGCCGGACTTGAAGCTGCTCGACCAGCTCCGGCTGATCTACCGCGTCCAGGAGATCCCCCACGAAGGAACCTTCGGCGACATCGTGTGGAGCGACCCTGACGACGTCGAGGAATGGGCCGAGAACCCGCGCGGCGCCGGCTGGCTCTTTGGAGACAAAGTGGTGAAGCGCTTCAACCACCTGAATGGCCTCGAACTGATCGCGCGCGCCCACCAACTCGCTATGGAGGGCTTTCGCTACATCTTCCCTGACAGCAGCGTCGTCACCGTCTGGTCTGCGCCGAACTACTGCTACCGGTGCGGCAACGTCGCGGCTGTCATGAAGCTTGACTCCGCGCTGCGAAGGAGAATGCTCATTTTCAAGCAAACCGACGAACACCAAGTCGCCACCCGCGCGCGGGCCATTGCGCCCTACTTTCTCTGA
- a CDS encoding Toxoplasma gondii family C protein (encoded by transcript TGME49_300990~Predicted trans-membrane domain (TMHMM2.0):55-75:180-203) — MMKPAAKEIVPSRGVNNDQMGMENTSEKKCFGFSVGSHFPSEPKTRPAWRFRHNSRVVLLCVALCLTVLSSFVSYESSTSRMYTALSAAAADVDTDSLVDTDSWTESGEEGTTVDDGATEADDGAVELQGDAAEAEGGANELYGTDFENQPKIIRLARTWLRKDPRVAALVSKVERFGRERPMVLSGIVAGVALSVILSAVFLKSGRKPGSPATQGPSSRSAESSQSALAWFRWARTTHPLLLTMLDPIDKA, encoded by the exons ATGATGAAGCCTGCAGCCAAGGAAATCGTCCCGTCTCGAGGGGTGAACAACGACCAAATGGGTATGGAGAACACGTCTGAGAAGAAATGCTTTGGATTCTCCGTCGGTTCCCACTTCCCCTCTGAACCGAAGACGAGACCTGCGTGGCGGTTCCGTCATAACTCGCGCGTAGtgcttctctgcgttgcGCTCTGTTTGACTGTTCTTTCGTCATTCGTTTCTTACGAGTCTTCCACTTCTCGGATGTACACAGCCCTCTCTGCAGCCGCGGCTGATGTTGATACCGATAGCTTGGTTGACACGGACAGTTGGACGGAGTCAGGAGAGGAGGGCACCACAGTCGACGACGGTGCTACAGAAGCGGACGACGGCGCTGTAGAACTACAGGGCGatgctgcagaagcagagggtgGTGCGAATGAATTGTACGGCACGGACTTCGAGAATCAGCCTAAAATCATAAGACTGGCACGAACATGGCTAAGAAAAGATCCCCGAGTCGCCGCGCTTGTTTCAAAGGTCGAACGCTTCGGCCGTGAGCGTCCAATGGTGCTCTCTGGAAT CGTTGCAGGCGTTGCCCTTTCTGTCATTCTCAGTGCAGTCTTTCTCAAGTCAGGCAGAAAGCCGGGTTCACCAGCTACGCAAGGTCCAA GCTCTCGGTCTGCAGAAAGCAGTCAATCTGCTC TAGCCTGGTTTAGGTGGGCGAGAACAACCCATCCGCTCCTTTTAACGATGCTCGATCCCATTGACAAGGCTTAA
- a CDS encoding hypothetical protein (encoded by transcript TGME49_300980) gives MSKQGRGSGTRNGRNSMPKRYFECHLANQLSANLQVHCNCTPKVSNISTSICYVLLWLLEPYGSAFTRIYKVDFDDCCYAIEMNVREHIRLCDWLRHTCRRPSCSTVPTRMRSRRSTALAATKCSVVLCSYFENGFEHDQTVRYTRALQRTISNTFSVRF, from the exons ATGTCGAAGCAAGGTCGTGGATCTGGTACTAGGAATGGTAGAAATTCTATGCCCAAAAGGTACTTCGAATGCCATCTGGCCAATCAACTCTCAGCAA ATCTTCAGGTCCATTGCAACTGCACCCCCAAGGTGTCAAACATATCAACCTCAATTTGTTATGTCTTGCTGTGGCTACTTGAGCCTTATGGGAGTGCCTTTACGCGGATCTACAAAGTAGATTTTGACGACTGTTGTTACGCGATTGAGATGAATGTGAGAGAACACATTCGTTTGTGTGACTGGCTTCGACACACTTGTAGACGTCCAAGTTGTTCCACGGTACCTACACGAATGCGGAGCCGAAGAAGCACGGCTCTTGCAGCAACGAAGTGCTCAGTGGTTTTGTGTAGTTACTTTGAGAATGGTTTTGAACATGACCAAACGGTCAGGTATACACGGGCGCTCCAGAGAACTATAAGCAACACATTTTCTGTACGATTCTAA